In Arthrobacter sp. QXT-31, one genomic interval encodes:
- a CDS encoding NAD(P)/FAD-dependent oxidoreductase produces the protein MASTYDVVIVGGGIAGLSLASALAGTCTVALVEAEQQLAYHTSSRSARQLIPSYGPPVVQELTVRTLELIAADDAGESRPVLSPRSFLLIGDEETVRAEASGAMRLISHEEALGLCPALKPEAFSAAGLDTGSFGCDAPVLLERHRARAEAAGVDIITGARVHSAQRLGSGWEIGAGQEGFSAGVLVNAAGAWADELAVLSGVEKIGLQPYRRTAAVAAVDHPLPEGTPMVAAADDSFYFRREGSDVLVSPSEHVASAAEDARPRPGDVERLIARLNTLTTLGIGAVRTAWTGLRTEAADGVPVVGFDAEARGFFWLAGQGGYGFQTSSGIAELAAALILAGPEARPEAGGSPVSRTADALAATRWSIRR, from the coding sequence ATGGCATCAACCTATGACGTAGTCATCGTGGGCGGCGGGATAGCCGGGCTGTCCCTCGCCTCCGCGCTCGCCGGCACATGCACCGTGGCCCTCGTGGAGGCGGAACAGCAGCTCGCCTACCACACGTCCTCGCGCTCCGCCCGGCAGCTCATCCCCAGCTACGGTCCGCCGGTGGTCCAGGAACTCACCGTCCGCACCCTTGAGCTGATCGCCGCGGACGACGCCGGAGAATCCCGGCCCGTGCTTTCCCCGCGGAGCTTTCTGCTCATCGGGGACGAAGAGACGGTGCGGGCCGAGGCCAGCGGCGCGATGCGCCTGATCAGCCACGAGGAAGCGCTCGGCTTGTGCCCGGCCCTGAAGCCGGAGGCATTCTCCGCCGCCGGCCTGGACACCGGGTCCTTCGGCTGCGATGCGCCGGTGCTGCTGGAACGGCACCGGGCGCGCGCCGAGGCTGCCGGTGTGGACATCATCACCGGCGCCCGCGTCCACTCCGCCCAGCGGCTGGGGTCGGGCTGGGAGATCGGTGCCGGACAGGAAGGCTTCTCCGCCGGCGTGCTGGTTAACGCGGCGGGTGCGTGGGCCGACGAGCTGGCGGTGCTGAGCGGCGTCGAGAAGATCGGCCTGCAGCCGTACCGCCGCACGGCGGCGGTGGCCGCCGTCGACCATCCGCTGCCGGAAGGCACCCCCATGGTGGCCGCCGCGGACGACTCCTTCTACTTCCGCCGGGAAGGCAGCGATGTGCTGGTCTCGCCCTCGGAGCACGTGGCCAGCGCTGCGGAGGACGCACGTCCCCGTCCCGGGGACGTGGAGCGGCTCATCGCCCGGCTCAATACGCTGACGACGCTGGGGATCGGCGCCGTCCGCACCGCCTGGACCGGGCTGCGCACCGAAGCGGCCGACGGCGTCCCGGTAGTGGGGTTCGACGCCGAGGCGCGCGGGTTCTTCTGGCTCGCCGGCCAGGGCGGCTACGGGTTCCAGACGTCCTCCGGCATCGCGGAACTGGCCGCGGCCCTGATCCTTGCAGGACCCGAGGCGCGACCCGAGGCCGGTGGCAGTCCGGTATCCCGGACGGCGGATGCCCTGGCCGCGACACGCTGGTCCATCCGGCGCTGA
- a CDS encoding glycine C-acetyltransferase, giving the protein MYSAIKNQLRAELDDIRTAGLYKTERHIDSAQASHITAGQIGEAGSPVLNFCANNYLGLADHPEIIAAAKAAMDERGFGMASVRFICGTQDLHLELEARVSKFLGTEDTILFSSCFDANGGVFESLFGPEDAVISDALNHASIIDGIRLCKAQRFRYANQDMADLEAKLVEAKDARRKIIVTDGVFSMDGYLAPLEAICDLAEKHDALVMVDDSHAVGFMGPTGAGTPEHAGVSDRVDIFTGTFGKALGGASGGYVSGRGEVVAMLRQKARPYLFSNSLAPAIVAATIKALELVQTSGELRATLFRNAELFRRRMTEEGFELLDGEHAIVPVMFGDAVLAAKVADQMLQHGVYVTAFSFPVVPRGAARIRVQLSAAHSADDVETCVQAFVKSRDAVTA; this is encoded by the coding sequence ATGTACTCAGCCATCAAGAACCAGCTCCGCGCCGAGCTGGACGACATCCGCACCGCAGGCCTCTACAAGACGGAGCGGCACATCGACTCCGCCCAGGCCAGCCACATCACTGCCGGGCAGATCGGCGAGGCCGGTTCGCCGGTCCTGAACTTCTGCGCCAACAACTACCTCGGCCTGGCCGACCACCCGGAGATCATCGCGGCGGCCAAGGCCGCCATGGACGAGCGCGGCTTCGGCATGGCCAGCGTCCGGTTCATCTGCGGCACCCAGGACCTCCACCTCGAACTCGAAGCGAGGGTCTCGAAGTTCCTGGGCACCGAGGACACCATCCTGTTCTCGAGCTGCTTCGACGCCAACGGCGGGGTTTTCGAATCGCTCTTCGGCCCGGAGGACGCCGTCATCTCCGACGCCCTCAACCACGCCTCAATCATCGACGGCATCCGGCTCTGCAAGGCGCAGCGGTTCCGGTACGCGAACCAGGACATGGCCGACCTGGAAGCCAAGCTCGTCGAGGCGAAGGACGCCCGGCGGAAGATCATCGTCACGGACGGCGTCTTCTCCATGGACGGCTACCTCGCTCCGCTGGAGGCCATCTGCGACCTCGCCGAGAAGCACGACGCCCTGGTGATGGTGGACGACTCGCACGCCGTCGGCTTCATGGGCCCCACCGGGGCCGGAACGCCCGAGCACGCCGGCGTCTCCGACCGCGTGGACATCTTCACCGGCACCTTCGGCAAGGCGCTGGGTGGCGCGTCCGGCGGCTATGTTTCCGGCCGCGGCGAGGTGGTGGCGATGCTCCGGCAAAAGGCGCGCCCGTACCTCTTCTCCAACTCCCTGGCGCCGGCCATCGTGGCGGCCACCATCAAGGCCCTGGAGCTCGTGCAGACCTCCGGCGAGCTGCGGGCCACCCTGTTCCGGAACGCCGAGCTGTTCCGGCGCCGGATGACCGAAGAAGGCTTCGAGCTGCTCGACGGCGAACACGCCATCGTGCCGGTCATGTTCGGCGACGCCGTCCTTGCAGCCAAGGTGGCGGACCAGATGCTCCAGCACGGGGTCTACGTGACGGCCTTCAGCTTCCCCGTGGTCCCGCGCGGGGCCGCCCGCATCCGCGTCCAGCTGTCCGCCGCGCACAGTGCCGACGACGTCGAAACCTGCGTCCAAGCCTTCGTGAAGAGCCGGGACGCGGTGACGGCCTAG
- the tdh gene encoding L-threonine 3-dehydrogenase, with translation MKALYKAGAHAGFELTDRPEPEAGPGEVKIRVLTTGICGTDLHIQSWDAWAQGIIEAPLIAGHEFYGEVVATGEDVRYVKIGDRISGEGHIVCGICRNCRAGRRQMCIHTVSVGVQRDGAFAEYVVIPETNVWVHKDPSVTPELGAIFDPFGNAVHTALSFPLVGEDVLITGAGPIGLMAIAVARHAGARKIAITDVSAPRLELARQLGVDLAIDVSRTRVREAQRELGMREGFDIGLEMSGHPTALPEMIDNMNHGGRIAMLGLPSQSIDIDWGKVVTHMLTLKGIYGREMYETWYAMSAMLSSNPALHASISAVVTDVLPASQWEKGFEIAKAGVGGKVVLDWSEI, from the coding sequence ATGAAGGCGCTCTACAAGGCCGGCGCACACGCCGGATTCGAACTGACAGACCGCCCGGAACCCGAGGCGGGCCCGGGCGAGGTCAAGATCCGCGTGCTCACTACGGGCATCTGCGGCACCGACCTGCACATCCAGTCCTGGGATGCCTGGGCGCAGGGGATCATCGAGGCCCCGCTGATCGCCGGGCACGAGTTCTACGGCGAAGTCGTCGCCACCGGCGAGGACGTGCGCTACGTCAAGATCGGCGACCGGATCTCCGGCGAAGGGCACATCGTCTGCGGCATCTGCCGCAACTGCCGCGCCGGCCGGCGGCAGATGTGCATCCACACCGTCAGCGTCGGCGTACAGCGGGACGGCGCGTTCGCCGAATACGTGGTCATTCCGGAAACAAACGTCTGGGTGCACAAGGACCCGTCCGTCACGCCCGAACTCGGTGCCATCTTCGACCCCTTCGGCAACGCCGTGCACACAGCACTGAGCTTCCCGCTCGTGGGCGAGGACGTGCTGATCACCGGGGCCGGGCCCATCGGCCTCATGGCCATTGCCGTGGCGCGCCACGCCGGTGCCCGCAAGATCGCCATCACCGACGTCTCGGCGCCCCGGCTGGAGCTTGCCCGGCAGCTCGGCGTCGACCTCGCCATCGACGTCTCCAGGACCCGCGTCAGGGAAGCGCAGCGGGAGCTGGGCATGCGCGAGGGTTTCGACATCGGACTGGAGATGTCCGGCCATCCGACGGCGCTGCCGGAGATGATCGACAACATGAACCACGGCGGGCGCATCGCCATGCTGGGCCTGCCCAGCCAGTCCATCGACATCGACTGGGGCAAGGTGGTCACACACATGCTGACCCTGAAGGGCATCTACGGCCGCGAGATGTACGAGACCTGGTACGCCATGAGCGCCATGCTGTCCTCCAACCCTGCGCTGCACGCCAGCATCTCCGCCGTGGTCACGGACGTGCTGCCGGCCTCCCAGTGGGAGAAGGGCTTTGAAATCGCGAAGGCTGGCGTCGGCGGCAAAGTGGTGCTCGACTGGTCGGAAATCTGA
- a CDS encoding LysR family transcriptional regulator, which translates to MEIHQLEMLRELGALGSVKAVADTLLVTPSAVSQQLAQLQKSVEVPLTRKEGRNLVLTEAGQVLADAGAAVVSAMADARMAIGAYHGSTVAPVTVSGFHSAGQALFAPLARLLDGPDKPKVLLSDEDVAQQDFPALTARYDLVLAHRMDHSPKWPEERVAVIPLAHEPLDVALPAGHRLAAQAALTASDVVGEPWVTSRAGYSPADVLSAVAAVSSRELNIVHRINDYSTVAALVASGSVIGLLPRHTARPVLNADIVLRPLQGISTRRRIDILARPENLKRASVRVVCEALQDIMARLSHS; encoded by the coding sequence ATGGAGATCCACCAGCTTGAAATGCTGCGGGAGCTTGGCGCGCTCGGAAGCGTCAAGGCCGTGGCCGACACCCTGCTCGTCACTCCCTCGGCGGTCTCCCAGCAGCTGGCCCAGCTGCAGAAAAGCGTTGAGGTGCCGCTGACCCGCAAGGAGGGCCGGAACCTGGTGCTCACCGAAGCCGGACAGGTGCTCGCGGACGCAGGTGCCGCCGTCGTCAGTGCCATGGCCGACGCGCGGATGGCGATCGGGGCGTACCACGGTTCCACGGTGGCGCCGGTGACGGTGAGCGGATTCCACAGTGCGGGGCAGGCACTGTTTGCGCCGCTGGCCCGGCTGCTGGACGGCCCGGACAAACCGAAGGTGCTGCTCTCGGACGAGGACGTGGCGCAGCAGGATTTCCCCGCGCTGACGGCGCGGTACGACCTCGTCCTGGCGCACAGGATGGACCACAGCCCCAAGTGGCCGGAGGAAAGGGTGGCGGTGATACCGCTGGCCCATGAGCCGCTGGATGTTGCGCTGCCGGCCGGGCACCGCCTGGCCGCCCAAGCGGCCCTGACGGCGTCCGACGTCGTCGGCGAACCATGGGTGACCAGCCGCGCCGGCTACTCCCCCGCGGACGTGCTGTCCGCCGTCGCCGCGGTGTCCAGCCGCGAGCTGAACATCGTGCACCGGATCAACGACTACTCAACGGTGGCGGCCTTGGTGGCCTCGGGCAGCGTGATCGGCTTGCTGCCGCGGCACACGGCGCGACCGGTGCTCAATGCGGACATCGTGCTGCGGCCGCTGCAGGGCATCAGCACCCGGCGCCGGATCGATATCCTGGCCCGCCCGGAAAACCTGAAGCGCGCGTCGGTCCGGGTGGTGTGCGAGGCGCTGCAGGACATCATGGCGCGGCTCAGCCACAGTTAA
- the gatB gene encoding Asp-tRNA(Asn)/Glu-tRNA(Gln) amidotransferase subunit GatB gives MSDAILSFEEAMEKYDPVLGFEVHVELNTKTKMFSSAPNVFGDEPNTNVNEVDLGMPGVLPVVNKTAVESSIKIGLALNCKIAESCRFARKNYFYPDTPKNFQTSQYDEPIAYDGYLDIELEDGTVFRVEIERAHMEEDAGKLTHLGGSAGRIQGAEYSLVDYNRAGVPLVEIVTKPIEGAGSRAPELAKAYVAAVREIVKNLGVSDARMERGNVRCDANVSLRPHGRERFGIRSETKNVNSLRAVEHAVRYEIQRHAAVLDSGEPVIQETRHWHEDTRTTTSGREKSDADDYRYFPEPDLVPVVPSREWVEELRATLPEPPAERRKRLKQDWGYSDLEFRDVVNAGVLDEIEETIAAGATASVARKWWMGEIVGRAKNADVDPGQLGIEPATIVELSKMVEAGKINNKMASAVLDGVLAGEGTPAEVVEKRGLAVVSDDGPLLEAIDAALAAQPDVADKIRGGKVQAIGAIVGGVMKATRGQADAGRVRELILEKLGVTV, from the coding sequence ATGTCTGACGCGATTCTGAGCTTCGAAGAAGCCATGGAGAAGTACGACCCCGTCCTGGGGTTCGAGGTCCACGTTGAACTCAACACGAAGACCAAGATGTTCTCCTCCGCGCCCAACGTGTTCGGCGACGAGCCCAACACCAACGTCAACGAGGTGGACCTGGGCATGCCCGGCGTCCTTCCCGTGGTGAACAAGACCGCGGTGGAATCGTCCATCAAGATCGGCCTGGCGCTGAACTGCAAGATCGCAGAATCCTGCCGCTTCGCCCGGAAGAACTACTTCTACCCGGACACCCCCAAGAACTTCCAGACGTCCCAGTACGACGAGCCGATCGCCTATGACGGCTACTTGGACATTGAACTCGAGGACGGCACGGTGTTCCGCGTCGAGATTGAGCGCGCGCACATGGAGGAGGACGCCGGAAAGCTGACCCACCTGGGCGGTTCCGCCGGACGCATCCAGGGCGCGGAGTACTCGCTCGTGGACTACAACCGCGCCGGCGTTCCGCTCGTGGAGATCGTCACCAAGCCGATCGAGGGTGCCGGTTCCCGCGCCCCCGAGCTCGCCAAGGCCTACGTGGCCGCGGTGCGGGAAATCGTCAAGAACCTCGGCGTCTCGGACGCGCGGATGGAGCGCGGCAACGTCCGCTGTGACGCCAACGTCTCGCTGCGCCCGCACGGCCGCGAACGCTTCGGCATCCGGTCCGAGACCAAGAACGTGAACTCGCTGCGCGCCGTCGAACACGCCGTCCGCTACGAGATCCAGCGCCACGCCGCCGTCCTGGACTCCGGTGAGCCGGTCATCCAGGAAACCCGGCACTGGCACGAGGACACGCGCACGACGACGTCGGGCCGGGAAAAGTCCGACGCCGATGATTACCGCTACTTCCCGGAGCCGGACCTGGTTCCCGTTGTTCCCTCCCGGGAATGGGTGGAGGAGCTCCGCGCCACGCTGCCCGAGCCGCCGGCCGAGCGCCGCAAGCGTCTGAAGCAGGACTGGGGCTACTCGGACCTGGAGTTCCGCGACGTCGTCAACGCCGGTGTGCTGGACGAAATCGAGGAAACCATCGCGGCCGGTGCCACCGCTTCCGTGGCCCGCAAGTGGTGGATGGGCGAGATCGTGGGCCGCGCCAAGAATGCCGACGTCGATCCCGGCCAGCTGGGCATCGAGCCCGCCACCATCGTTGAGTTGAGCAAGATGGTGGAGGCCGGCAAGATCAACAACAAGATGGCCTCCGCGGTGCTGGACGGCGTGCTCGCCGGCGAAGGCACCCCGGCCGAGGTCGTCGAGAAGCGCGGCCTGGCCGTGGTGTCCGACGACGGGCCGCTCCTGGAAGCCATCGACGCAGCCCTGGCCGCGCAGCCCGACGTCGCGGACAAGATCCGCGGCGGCAAGGTTCAGGCTATCGGCGCCATCGTCGGCGGCGTCATGAAGGCCACCCGCGGCCAGGCCGACGCCGGCCGCGTGCGCGAGCTGATCCTGGAGAAGCTCGGCGTCACCGTTTAG
- the gatA gene encoding Asp-tRNA(Asn)/Glu-tRNA(Gln) amidotransferase subunit GatA — protein MTETNSTELIRLSAAQLAAKLAAGEVTAVEVTQAHLDRIAAVDGGERGVNAFLHVNAEEALAVAAEVDAIRAAGGKEAEELHELAGVPIAVKDLIVTIGQPTTAGSKILEGWHSPYDATVVKKLRAAKMPILGKTNLDEFAMGSSTEHSAFGPTRNPWDLDRIPGGSGGGSAAAVAAFEAPLALGTDTGGSIRQPGAVTGTVGVKPTYGGVSRYGAIAMASSLDQIGPVSRTVLDSALLQQVIGGHDPHDSTSLPDSLGDLVAAARTGNVDGMKIGIIKELHGEGYQAGVENRFNESLELLKEAGAEIVEVSCPNFQYALGAYYLIMPSEASSNLAKFDGVRYGLRVLPEEPPMTIERVMGATRAAGFGDEVKRRIILGTYALSAGYYDAYYGSAQKVRTLIQRDFDAAFAKADVLISPTAPTTAFKLGEKLDDPLAMYLNDVATIPANMAGVPGLSLPGGLADEDGLPVGIQLLAPAREDARLYRVGAVLESLLEAKWGGPLLDKAPDLAATVGAVPSHGGSH, from the coding sequence ATGACTGAAACCAACAGCACAGAACTCATCCGGCTCTCCGCAGCCCAACTGGCCGCCAAGCTCGCCGCTGGCGAAGTGACCGCCGTCGAGGTCACCCAGGCGCACCTGGACCGCATCGCCGCCGTTGATGGAGGGGAGCGCGGCGTCAACGCGTTTCTGCACGTCAACGCCGAGGAAGCACTCGCCGTCGCCGCCGAGGTGGACGCCATCCGCGCCGCCGGCGGGAAGGAAGCCGAGGAGCTGCACGAACTGGCCGGTGTTCCGATCGCCGTCAAAGATCTCATCGTGACCATCGGCCAGCCCACCACGGCCGGTTCCAAAATCCTCGAAGGCTGGCACAGCCCCTACGACGCCACCGTCGTCAAGAAGCTGCGCGCCGCGAAGATGCCGATCCTGGGCAAGACCAACCTGGACGAGTTCGCCATGGGCTCCTCCACCGAGCACTCGGCGTTCGGACCCACCCGCAACCCGTGGGACCTGGACCGCATCCCCGGCGGTTCGGGCGGCGGATCGGCAGCCGCCGTGGCCGCCTTCGAAGCCCCGCTGGCCCTGGGCACGGACACCGGCGGATCCATCCGCCAGCCCGGCGCCGTCACCGGCACCGTCGGCGTCAAGCCCACCTACGGCGGCGTGTCCCGTTACGGTGCCATCGCCATGGCGTCCTCACTGGACCAGATCGGCCCGGTTTCCCGTACCGTCCTGGACTCGGCCCTGCTGCAGCAGGTCATCGGCGGCCACGACCCCCACGACTCCACCTCCCTGCCCGACTCCCTCGGGGACCTTGTGGCCGCGGCCCGGACCGGCAACGTGGACGGCATGAAGATCGGCATCATCAAGGAGCTCCACGGCGAGGGCTACCAGGCCGGCGTCGAGAACCGTTTCAACGAATCCCTCGAGCTGCTCAAGGAAGCAGGTGCGGAAATCGTTGAGGTGTCCTGTCCCAACTTCCAGTACGCCCTGGGCGCCTACTACCTGATCATGCCCTCGGAGGCCTCCTCCAACCTGGCCAAGTTCGACGGCGTCCGGTACGGCCTGCGCGTCCTGCCCGAAGAGCCGCCAATGACCATCGAACGCGTCATGGGCGCCACTCGCGCCGCAGGGTTCGGCGACGAGGTCAAGCGCCGCATCATCCTGGGCACGTACGCGCTGTCGGCCGGCTACTACGACGCCTACTACGGCTCCGCGCAGAAGGTGCGCACGCTCATCCAGCGTGACTTCGACGCCGCCTTCGCCAAGGCCGACGTCCTGATTTCCCCCACGGCGCCCACCACGGCGTTCAAGCTGGGCGAGAAGCTCGACGACCCGCTGGCCATGTACCTGAACGACGTCGCGACCATTCCCGCGAACATGGCCGGCGTCCCCGGGCTGTCCCTGCCCGGCGGCCTTGCCGACGAGGACGGCCTGCCAGTCGGCATCCAGCTGCTGGCACCCGCCCGCGAGGACGCCCGGCTGTACCGGGTGGGCGCTGTCCTGGAATCCCTGCTGGAGGCGAAGTGGGGCGGTCCGCTGCTGGACAAGGCACCCGACCTCGCCGCAACTGTTGGCGCCGTCCCGAGCCACGGAGGTTCACACTGA
- the gatC gene encoding Asp-tRNA(Asn)/Glu-tRNA(Gln) amidotransferase subunit GatC: protein MAAINRDDVAHLARLAHIEMSAEELDRMAGELAVIVDAVKSVSEAAGDSVPATSHPIPLSNVFREDVVGHVFTAEQALSGAPDSDADRFKVPAILDED from the coding sequence ATGGCTGCGATCAACCGTGACGACGTCGCGCACCTAGCGCGGCTCGCGCACATTGAGATGAGTGCTGAAGAGCTGGACAGGATGGCCGGCGAACTTGCCGTCATCGTAGACGCGGTAAAGTCCGTGAGCGAGGCCGCAGGGGACAGCGTTCCGGCCACTTCGCACCCGATTCCGTTGAGCAACGTGTTCCGCGAGGACGTGGTGGGGCATGTCTTCACCGCAGAGCAGGCACTCTCCGGCGCTCCGGACTCGGACGCAGACCGCTTCAAGGTCCCGGCAATCCTGGATGAGGACTAG
- a CDS encoding CitMHS family transporter: MLVLLGFAMIAVFMVLIMTKKLTPVLALIIVPTVFGLFAGAGLGIGDMVMDSMKSMTSTAALLMFAIIYFGLMIDVGLFDPLVRFILRKLGNDPAKVVLGTALLAAAVSLDGDGSTTFILTTAAMLPIYLRLKMSPVVLTCVAGLANGTMNIVPWGGPTARAATALKIDVNEVFVPMLPSLIAGLAVVLVFAWILGLQERNRLRATQPEIWGVPETAEAFDGGAAAGGAGSTGRNGSAPVPATGGPAVGGSPEGSPVAVLERTELLVDDADTAMADTALDPNRKTLRPKLQWFNLGLTVAVMGMLIADLVPLPYVFMVGSAIALLVNFPNVKDQGAQLVAHAPSIVAVVSMVMAAAVLTGVLTGTGMVEAMSAWLVQIIPSSMGPLLAVITGVLSIPMTFFMSNDAFYFGVLPVLSETAAHYGISAAEMARASITGQPFHMQSPLVPAILLLVSLAKVDLGDHHKKVLWRSAVVSLVMLAVGMLTGAIGIH, from the coding sequence GTGCTGGTATTACTTGGATTCGCCATGATCGCGGTTTTCATGGTGCTGATCATGACGAAGAAGTTGACGCCAGTGCTGGCGCTGATCATCGTCCCCACCGTTTTCGGTCTGTTCGCTGGCGCCGGTCTCGGCATCGGCGACATGGTCATGGACTCGATGAAGTCCATGACCTCCACCGCCGCGCTGCTGATGTTCGCCATCATCTACTTTGGCCTGATGATCGACGTCGGGCTGTTCGATCCGCTGGTCCGGTTTATCCTGCGCAAGCTAGGCAATGACCCCGCCAAGGTGGTCCTGGGCACTGCGCTCCTGGCTGCCGCGGTGTCCCTCGACGGCGACGGCTCCACCACCTTCATCCTCACCACCGCGGCCATGCTGCCGATCTACCTCCGCCTGAAGATGAGCCCGGTGGTCCTCACCTGCGTGGCAGGGCTGGCCAACGGCACCATGAACATCGTGCCGTGGGGCGGCCCCACTGCCCGTGCCGCCACCGCCCTGAAGATCGACGTCAACGAGGTCTTCGTTCCCATGCTCCCGTCGCTGATCGCCGGCCTCGCCGTCGTCCTGGTCTTCGCCTGGATCCTCGGCCTGCAGGAACGCAACCGCCTCCGCGCCACCCAGCCGGAAATCTGGGGAGTGCCGGAAACTGCTGAAGCGTTCGACGGCGGAGCTGCCGCCGGCGGTGCCGGCTCCACCGGCCGCAACGGTTCCGCACCTGTTCCCGCAACGGGAGGCCCCGCCGTCGGCGGTTCCCCCGAAGGTTCCCCAGTGGCTGTCCTGGAGCGCACCGAACTTCTGGTCGACGACGCCGACACCGCCATGGCAGACACCGCCCTGGACCCCAACCGGAAGACCCTGCGCCCCAAGCTGCAGTGGTTCAACCTGGGCCTCACCGTCGCCGTCATGGGCATGCTCATCGCCGACCTCGTGCCCCTGCCGTACGTCTTCATGGTGGGTTCGGCGATCGCCCTGCTGGTGAACTTCCCGAACGTCAAGGACCAGGGCGCACAGCTAGTGGCCCACGCGCCGTCGATCGTTGCCGTCGTGAGCATGGTCATGGCCGCCGCCGTCCTCACCGGCGTGCTGACCGGCACCGGCATGGTTGAGGCAATGTCCGCGTGGCTGGTGCAGATCATCCCGTCCAGCATGGGTCCGCTCCTGGCAGTCATCACCGGTGTCCTCAGCATCCCGATGACGTTCTTCATGAGCAATGACGCCTTCTACTTCGGCGTGCTGCCCGTCCTGAGCGAAACCGCAGCACATTACGGCATCAGCGCCGCCGAGATGGCGCGCGCCTCCATCACCGGCCAGCCGTTCCACATGCAGAGCCCGCTGGTTCCGGCCATCCTGCTCCTGGTCTCCCTGGCCAAGGTGGACCTGGGCGACCACCACAAAAAGGTCCTGTGGCGCAGCGCCGTCGTCTCCCTGGTCATGCTGGCAGTAGGAATGCTGACAGGAGCCATCGGCATCCACTAG